In Streptomyces sp. NBC_00704, a genomic segment contains:
- a CDS encoding RNA polymerase sigma factor, with amino-acid sequence MTRQAGSAGTAGQVTDTQEAAPRPPVTVRPGSRPQPPGANPEPARADTHAPAPASTPADANADANADTVTPADADTIPSANAGAVTAADAGTVAAAEAGTEPGPPPARAALTPAQAFDALYAFCAPALVRQAYLLCGRRDLARESVERAFQTAWQRWPEVAVDRDPAGWVRATAYEYALSPWHRFRPRYRHPEPPPADAPDRALLDVLLSLPAPCRRTLLLYDGVGLDLPETAAEAEASTPATANRLLRAREEIAARLPELADPALLHRRLAEAASAQRLRAARASAVRTGSEQRAAFWTRAAIASTVVIIGATALTLRTAPTRYEPPVPPGATVRGVPPRSVPGPLSGAELRLRAKLRSTTGHGPQRMLPEPR; translated from the coding sequence GTGACGCGGCAGGCGGGCAGCGCTGGCACGGCGGGCCAGGTGACGGACACCCAGGAGGCCGCGCCTCGACCGCCGGTGACGGTACGTCCCGGCAGCCGCCCGCAACCACCCGGCGCGAACCCGGAACCGGCGCGCGCCGACACGCACGCCCCCGCGCCTGCTTCCACACCCGCCGACGCGAACGCCGACGCGAACGCCGACACCGTCACACCCGCCGACGCTGACACCATCCCGTCCGCCAACGCAGGAGCCGTCACAGCCGCCGACGCGGGGACCGTCGCAGCCGCCGAGGCGGGGACCGAGCCGGGGCCTCCCCCCGCCCGTGCCGCCCTGACGCCCGCTCAGGCCTTCGACGCGCTCTACGCGTTCTGCGCCCCCGCGCTCGTCCGGCAGGCCTATCTGCTCTGCGGCCGTCGCGACCTCGCGCGTGAATCGGTCGAGCGCGCGTTCCAGACCGCCTGGCAGCGCTGGCCCGAGGTGGCCGTGGACCGCGACCCGGCGGGCTGGGTGCGGGCCACGGCCTACGAGTACGCGCTCTCCCCCTGGCACCGGTTCCGCCCCCGCTACCGCCATCCGGAACCTCCTCCAGCAGACGCGCCCGACCGCGCCCTGCTCGACGTCCTCCTGTCCCTCCCCGCACCGTGCCGCCGCACGCTCCTGCTCTACGACGGCGTCGGCCTCGACCTGCCCGAGACGGCCGCCGAGGCCGAGGCGAGCACACCGGCGACGGCGAACCGGCTGCTGCGCGCGCGGGAGGAGATCGCCGCGCGGCTGCCCGAACTGGCGGACCCGGCCCTGCTGCACCGGCGGCTCGCGGAGGCGGCGTCCGCCCAGCGGCTGCGCGCGGCCAGGGCGTCCGCGGTGCGGACGGGCAGCGAGCAGCGGGCCGCCTTCTGGACGCGCGCGGCGATCGCGTCCACCGTCGTGATCATCGGCGCGACGGCCCTGACCCTGCGCACGGCCCCCACGCGGTACGAACCTCCCGTGCCGCCGGGCGCGACCGTGCGGGGCGTGCCACCGCGGTCCGTGCCGGGCCCGCTCTCGGGCGCGGAACTGAGACTGCGGGCGAAGCTGCGCTCGACGACGGGCCACGGCCCCCAGCGGATGCTCCCCGAACCGAGATGA
- a CDS encoding cell division protein PerM: MAVVIQMTARRLSLPPLRTRMRDRSPGLAAGLLGGVLAAGLGLASFAVLVMVLWISSPYPDSGPGGALHVAAALWLLAHGAELVRVDTLSGVPAPVGVTPLLLLVLPVWLVRRAARDAVDGGDGEDGGADDDVPVSGRAVWAGVVAGYLAVGAGIACYAASGGALRPSWGWTAFCVPAVAVPAAGAGVWSALGRPREPVDSVPVVLPRGLRRLFPGADGRERLGAAGRAAGAGAGVLLGGGALLVAVSSVWHLGSARAAFLQVTEGWSGRFAVLLLCVALVPNAAVWAASYALGPGYALGVGHAVAPLSSAPAPFLPPFPLLAAVPEAGGGTPWNWATGVTPLAAAVTVGVFVARAGGAAGAGGGTGGGTGAVGWSPGRTAGVVVLAGAGCGVLMGALAGMAGGPLGVAALARFGPVWWQVGGAVVLWVVGVGVPVALCVRGWCGWRRRRASGGEPGGRRGSRDRSNSGGPAGSEAAGLYDFSSAEAGEAGGAQVTAEHGEVVEATPPYGAVERGGLVTAFADAEPLPPAVPFPFPGPDASAGPLPFTGPNASAGPLPFTGFAAPAAPVPYAQAPAPVEPIEPIEPVEPTGSVTATTPTVPVALTAPATSVGWETAASETGEPEEWERAREARWAALREAGEDGAGGADGTQPRR, from the coding sequence ATGGCCGTCGTGATCCAGATGACCGCTCGTCGACTGTCGTTGCCGCCCCTGCGCACCCGGATGCGCGACCGATCTCCCGGACTGGCCGCGGGCCTGCTGGGCGGGGTGCTCGCCGCCGGACTCGGACTCGCTTCGTTCGCCGTGCTCGTGATGGTGCTGTGGATCAGCTCCCCCTATCCCGACAGCGGGCCCGGCGGCGCGCTGCACGTCGCCGCGGCGCTCTGGCTGCTGGCCCACGGCGCGGAACTGGTCCGGGTGGACACCCTCTCCGGCGTTCCTGCCCCGGTCGGCGTCACACCGCTGCTGCTGCTCGTGCTGCCGGTGTGGCTGGTGCGGCGCGCCGCACGGGACGCCGTGGACGGGGGCGACGGCGAGGACGGCGGCGCGGACGACGACGTCCCCGTGAGCGGCCGCGCGGTGTGGGCCGGCGTGGTGGCCGGCTACCTCGCGGTCGGCGCGGGCATCGCCTGCTACGCGGCGTCCGGCGGAGCCCTGCGGCCCTCATGGGGGTGGACGGCGTTCTGCGTGCCGGCGGTCGCCGTGCCGGCCGCCGGGGCGGGGGTGTGGTCGGCGCTCGGCCGCCCGCGCGAGCCGGTGGACAGCGTGCCGGTCGTGCTGCCGCGAGGCCTGCGACGGCTGTTCCCCGGAGCCGACGGACGCGAGCGGCTCGGCGCGGCCGGGCGGGCCGCCGGGGCCGGTGCCGGGGTGCTCCTCGGGGGCGGGGCCCTGCTGGTGGCGGTGTCGTCGGTGTGGCACCTGGGCTCGGCCCGCGCGGCGTTCCTCCAGGTGACGGAGGGCTGGTCGGGGCGGTTCGCGGTGCTGCTGCTGTGCGTGGCGTTGGTGCCCAACGCGGCGGTGTGGGCCGCCTCGTACGCCCTCGGGCCGGGGTACGCCCTCGGCGTGGGGCACGCGGTGGCCCCCCTGTCCTCCGCCCCCGCTCCCTTTCTGCCGCCGTTCCCGCTGCTGGCGGCGGTGCCGGAGGCGGGGGGCGGGACGCCCTGGAACTGGGCGACGGGGGTGACGCCGCTCGCGGCCGCGGTGACGGTGGGGGTCTTCGTGGCGCGGGCCGGGGGAGCGGCCGGGGCGGGCGGAGGCACGGGCGGAGGCACGGGCGCGGTCGGGTGGTCGCCAGGGAGGACCGCCGGGGTCGTCGTGCTGGCGGGGGCCGGGTGCGGGGTGCTGATGGGCGCGCTGGCGGGGATGGCCGGCGGGCCCCTCGGGGTCGCCGCGCTCGCCCGGTTCGGGCCGGTGTGGTGGCAGGTCGGGGGTGCGGTGGTGCTGTGGGTCGTGGGGGTGGGCGTGCCGGTGGCCCTGTGCGTGCGCGGGTGGTGCGGCTGGCGGCGACGGAGGGCGTCCGGGGGGGAGCCGGGCGGGCGGCGAGGTTCGCGGGACCGGTCGAACTCGGGAGGCCCGGCGGGCTCGGAGGCCGCGGGGCTGTACGACTTCTCGTCGGCCGAGGCGGGCGAGGCGGGCGGTGCCCAGGTGACGGCGGAGCACGGGGAGGTCGTCGAGGCGACTCCGCCCTACGGGGCGGTCGAGAGGGGCGGGCTCGTCACCGCGTTCGCGGACGCCGAGCCGCTTCCGCCCGCCGTCCCCTTCCCCTTCCCGGGGCCGGACGCGTCCGCCGGTCCACTGCCGTTCACCGGGCCGAACGCGTCCGCCGGCCCACTCCCGTTCACCGGGTTCGCCGCACCTGCCGCGCCCGTCCCGTACGCCCAGGCCCCAGCACCCGTCGAGCCCATCGAGCCCATCGAGCCCGTCGAGCCCACTGGATCCGTCACTGCGACCACCCCCACCGTCCCCGTCGCCCTCACCGCCCCAGCCACCTCCGTCGGCTGGGAGACCGCGGCGTCGGAGACCGGCGAGCCGGAGGAGTGGGAGAGGGCCAGGGAGGCCCGGTGGGCCGCGTTGCGGGAGGCGGGGGAGGACGGCGCGGGCGGCGCGGACGGTACGCAGCCGCGGCGGTGA